A stretch of Desulfitobacterium dichloroeliminans LMG P-21439 DNA encodes these proteins:
- a CDS encoding peptidoglycan D,D-transpeptidase FtsI family protein: MKKGLRNVAIGFSLSIICLSLGLVYWQVVRSTDLIENPANRRLILLEQRVVRGGIFDRNGEVLAQTDLNEEKKTRVYPKGEAIEPLMGYATLLHGSSGLEAYLGDWLLGIKDATPTQALEQVFQLPRRGNDVVLTIDYRLQKVAYEGLKGKIGSAVALDPRSGEVLALVSQPSFEGSSIDENWEKISQKPGSPFLNHAFALYTPGSTLKIMTSGALLRAGLNTGDLYNCTGTAVINGQVIREQNDKAHGWVNFNLALAESCNTYFATFGVKAGDKQFLQTAKAFGFGEEIPFELPVKSSTLTNEAAVPRRLDDNLLAASAFGQGEVLVSPFHMALITAGVANQGVIMQPYIVEQVRDENQNVLYHKNPEPWLTALSADQAARIKSAMVTAVNDGTASPGRIAAFQVAAKTGSAEPGGNVPTHAWYIAFAPADNPQIAVAVLVENGGTGGGASAPIARAIIETALSQKVGDNS; this comes from the coding sequence ATGAAGAAAGGGCTAAGAAATGTTGCGATTGGCTTCTCCTTAAGCATTATCTGCTTGAGCTTGGGTCTTGTTTACTGGCAAGTGGTTCGTTCTACTGACTTGATAGAGAATCCCGCGAATCGCCGACTTATTCTTCTCGAGCAACGGGTCGTTAGGGGAGGAATTTTCGACAGAAACGGCGAAGTATTGGCACAAACCGACCTGAATGAAGAAAAGAAAACGCGAGTTTACCCTAAAGGGGAGGCCATAGAGCCTCTGATGGGTTATGCTACCCTTCTCCATGGTTCTTCAGGCTTGGAGGCCTACCTTGGGGATTGGCTTTTGGGTATTAAAGATGCCACGCCTACCCAGGCCTTGGAACAGGTTTTTCAGCTACCACGTCGTGGTAATGATGTAGTCCTTACCATAGATTATCGTCTTCAAAAAGTTGCGTATGAAGGTCTAAAAGGAAAGATCGGATCGGCAGTTGCTTTGGACCCGCGCAGTGGGGAGGTTTTGGCTTTAGTCAGTCAACCCAGTTTTGAGGGGAGCAGCATCGATGAGAACTGGGAGAAAATCAGTCAAAAGCCAGGGAGCCCCTTTTTGAATCATGCCTTTGCTCTCTATACCCCAGGATCTACTTTGAAGATTATGACTTCGGGGGCACTACTGCGTGCAGGGCTGAACACCGGTGATCTCTACAATTGTACGGGTACAGCGGTGATCAATGGACAAGTTATCCGTGAACAAAATGATAAGGCACATGGTTGGGTGAATTTTAATCTTGCCTTAGCGGAGTCCTGTAATACCTATTTTGCGACTTTCGGAGTAAAGGCCGGAGATAAGCAATTTCTACAAACTGCTAAAGCCTTCGGGTTTGGCGAAGAGATTCCTTTTGAACTACCGGTGAAGTCCAGTACCTTGACCAACGAAGCGGCTGTCCCCCGCCGCTTAGACGATAATCTACTGGCAGCCAGTGCTTTTGGTCAAGGAGAAGTTTTAGTTTCACCTTTTCATATGGCCTTGATTACGGCGGGGGTAGCCAATCAAGGTGTAATAATGCAGCCATATATTGTAGAGCAGGTCAGGGATGAGAACCAAAATGTACTCTATCATAAGAATCCGGAGCCTTGGTTAACCGCTCTGTCCGCAGATCAAGCAGCAAGAATAAAGAGTGCCATGGTCACGGCAGTTAATGATGGGACAGCTTCCCCAGGTAGAATCGCTGCGTTTCAGGTAGCGGCCAAGACAGGTTCCGCGGAACCGGGAGGGAACGTCCCAACCCATGCTTGGTATATTGCTTTTGCGCCAGCAGATAATCCCCAAATTGCGGTAGCAGTTCTTGTGGAAAATGGGGGTACGGGGGGAGGGGCTTCGGCACCCATCGCCCGGGCCATCATCGAAACCGCATTAAGTCAGAAAGTAGGTGATAACTCGTGA
- the pknB gene encoding Stk1 family PASTA domain-containing Ser/Thr kinase, whose product MSKIFSNRYEIIEKIGSGGMAIVYKAKDLLLNRIVTIKVLREQFTADEEFVRRFRREAQSAASLSHMNIVSIYDVGKDGESEYIVMEYVEGQNLKEIIRSYAPLSTEQTLDLGIQIAEAIHHAHEHHIIHRDIKPHNILVTDDGRIKVTDFGIARAVSAATMTHSGDIVGSVHYLSPEQAKGVQTNEQSDVYSLGIILYELLTGKVPYDGESPIAIALKHLQEQAVPPSKLNPRVSPAFENLVIRAIAKSPDQRYATAKELMQDLHKVQAGLPVDKVDSGDQDLDNTRIHRSLSNGVNSVLASEAAENDRKKIPRKPRKRWPWVALGILVLLVGGLWIGLSNWFNVDTTTVPPLVGKSINEAGYFVERANLFLDPETLEENSDTVEKGKITRSEPQEGSAVKEGKSIKIWMSLGPQQVKFPNFKTGDITHETAVNNLKSLGFVEENITIQTDQNSALPTGIIAEQDPAPGIDWPKNGYITLFVSAGKGSQPQPLPSVIGKSPAEAQAILIQYGLVVTPATEDSTEFPPDVVMDTIPKPGTMVKKGDSVKIIISRGPGPIAFNPVILASVANSR is encoded by the coding sequence GTGAGCAAGATATTTAGCAATCGTTATGAAATAATTGAAAAGATTGGATCCGGAGGCATGGCCATTGTCTATAAGGCCAAGGATCTTTTGTTAAACCGCATCGTCACTATTAAAGTTCTGCGTGAGCAGTTCACCGCGGATGAGGAATTTGTGCGTCGTTTCCGTAGGGAAGCTCAATCGGCGGCCAGTTTATCTCATATGAATATCGTATCGATCTATGATGTCGGCAAGGATGGCGAATCGGAATATATTGTCATGGAGTACGTGGAAGGGCAGAATCTAAAGGAGATTATACGCAGTTATGCCCCCTTATCTACAGAACAAACCTTAGACCTCGGAATTCAGATTGCGGAAGCCATTCACCATGCCCACGAACATCATATTATTCATCGCGATATCAAGCCTCATAACATACTCGTCACCGATGATGGACGGATTAAAGTAACAGATTTTGGGATTGCTCGGGCAGTTTCCGCCGCGACTATGACTCATTCGGGAGATATCGTCGGATCCGTGCATTACTTATCCCCTGAACAGGCCAAGGGAGTTCAGACCAATGAGCAATCCGATGTCTATTCCTTGGGAATTATTCTCTATGAGCTTTTGACCGGCAAGGTGCCCTATGATGGTGAGTCACCCATAGCGATTGCCCTCAAACATTTACAGGAACAAGCTGTTCCACCCAGCAAGCTGAACCCAAGAGTTAGCCCAGCCTTTGAGAATCTGGTGATCCGAGCGATTGCCAAATCCCCAGACCAGCGCTATGCAACAGCCAAGGAATTGATGCAGGATCTCCATAAGGTTCAGGCCGGGCTGCCGGTGGATAAAGTCGACTCAGGGGATCAGGACTTAGATAATACCCGAATTCACCGTTCCTTAAGCAATGGTGTCAATTCTGTTTTAGCTTCCGAAGCCGCAGAAAATGATCGAAAGAAGATCCCTCGCAAACCTCGTAAGCGTTGGCCTTGGGTAGCGCTGGGGATTCTTGTTCTGCTTGTAGGAGGATTATGGATCGGCCTCTCCAACTGGTTTAATGTGGACACTACGACGGTCCCACCCTTAGTCGGCAAATCGATTAATGAAGCTGGTTATTTCGTTGAGCGGGCTAATTTATTTTTAGATCCGGAGACACTAGAGGAGAATAGTGATACCGTGGAAAAGGGGAAGATTACCCGTAGCGAGCCTCAAGAGGGAAGTGCTGTGAAAGAAGGGAAATCAATCAAGATTTGGATGAGCTTAGGCCCTCAACAAGTTAAATTCCCTAATTTTAAGACAGGGGATATTACCCATGAAACGGCTGTCAATAATCTGAAAAGCCTCGGCTTTGTTGAAGAAAACATCACCATCCAAACAGATCAGAATTCTGCCTTGCCGACCGGAATTATAGCTGAGCAAGATCCTGCTCCCGGAATCGATTGGCCTAAAAACGGGTACATCACCTTGTTTGTCAGTGCGGGTAAGGGTAGCCAACCGCAACCTTTACCTAGTGTCATCGGCAAATCACCGGCAGAAGCCCAAGCTATCTTAATACAATACGGCTTAGTGGTCACTCCGGCGACTGAAGACTCCACAGAATTTCCACCTGATGTGGTCATGGATACAATACCCAAACCAGGTACCATGGTCAAAAAAGGAGATAGTGTCAAGATCATCATATCCCGGGGACCGGGACCCATAGCTTTCAATCCGGTCATTTTAGCTAGTGTGGCGAATTCTAGGTAA
- a CDS encoding Stp1/IreP family PP2C-type Ser/Thr phosphatase gives MRVLSFSEMGCVRKNNEDAYLALPEYQVYAVADGMGGHLAGEVAAQTAIEELIKSAPDLSATGNEELESEVKEILVRANREVFMSSNRNPATEGMGTTMTAVVFRENKVVLAHVGDSRAYVWRNNQLMQLTNDHSLVNELVRLGQITLEEADNHPKRHMLVRAVGAGWDIEVDVQRLDFQAGDVFFLCTDGVSNVLSDGEIAEEFLQDCSWEEHLEHMQKLIIERGAPDNFTALCCIAE, from the coding sequence ATGAGAGTTCTAAGCTTTAGTGAAATGGGCTGTGTGCGCAAAAATAATGAGGATGCCTACCTTGCGCTCCCAGAATATCAGGTCTATGCAGTAGCGGATGGGATGGGTGGACATCTAGCAGGCGAAGTGGCGGCACAGACGGCGATTGAAGAATTAATCAAAAGTGCTCCCGACTTAAGCGCTACCGGCAATGAGGAGTTGGAGAGTGAAGTCAAGGAAATCTTGGTCCGGGCGAATCGAGAAGTATTTATGAGCTCGAATCGTAACCCTGCTACCGAAGGAATGGGCACCACCATGACGGCCGTAGTTTTTCGGGAGAATAAGGTGGTACTTGCCCATGTTGGGGATAGCAGAGCTTATGTATGGCGAAATAATCAACTGATGCAACTGACCAACGATCATTCTTTAGTCAATGAGCTTGTACGTTTAGGTCAGATAACTCTCGAAGAGGCGGACAATCATCCGAAGCGCCATATGTTAGTTCGAGCCGTGGGTGCAGGGTGGGATATTGAGGTTGACGTCCAGCGCTTGGATTTCCAGGCAGGGGATGTATTCTTCCTTTGTACTGATGGTGTCTCGAATGTGTTGAGTGATGGAGAGATAGCGGAGGAGTTCTTACAGGATTGTTCGTGGGAAGAGCATCTTGAACATATGCAAAAGCTAATTATTGAGCGAGGTGCACCCGATAATTTTACAGCCTTATGCTGTATTGCGGAGTGA
- a CDS encoding FHA domain-containing protein, whose product MQGILVLGRILFIVLIYLFLFRILTALLADLQLKGLIRREDKDFGRLEVLTGGELLPKGRVFRVDPKGLKMGRGKNNDVVLADHFASQDHALVRHLKGVTTLEDLGSTNGTWVNGERVHSSVQLVAGDYVKIGSITFQYSRWQNESSKL is encoded by the coding sequence ATGCAAGGGATTTTAGTACTGGGAAGGATACTGTTTATTGTCTTGATTTATCTCTTCCTCTTTCGGATACTCACAGCCTTATTAGCAGATTTGCAACTTAAGGGATTGATTCGCAGGGAAGATAAGGATTTTGGGCGTCTAGAAGTGCTCACGGGAGGAGAACTTTTACCCAAAGGTCGGGTTTTTCGGGTAGACCCCAAAGGCCTAAAAATGGGCCGTGGAAAAAACAATGATGTGGTCTTGGCAGATCACTTCGCATCCCAGGATCATGCCTTAGTACGTCATCTGAAAGGCGTAACTACCCTAGAAGATTTAGGTAGCACCAATGGAACATGGGTGAATGGTGAACGAGTTCATTCCTCGGTTCAGTTGGTTGCTGGAGATTATGTGAAAATTGGAAGTATTACTTTCCAATATTCGAGGTGGCAAAATGAGAGTTCTAAGCTTTAG
- a CDS encoding FhaA domain-containing protein: protein MNLIARFEEVAENLFTGMFKKNNNAKLQPVELAKELVRTMHKNKQVSISQVYVPNVYRVFLHSSDWSPFASFGDAFLVELSKYLHAEGKKSSFTFLSKPSIELHCDDTVKPHEMFIEVDFDDSIEVLWDEDDEYEEEGQEVNADVEWRDHTNIFQDELPSHLLNSQMQSRKTAYGLEIIKGPDSGKIFPLEGDDYHVGRHAQCEIVLQDPEVSRRHLKLSRVGEDWLLDDLGSTNGTWLNGQRIAKQKIALGDHIELGQTVFVLNHQGLSSGY, encoded by the coding sequence ATGAATCTAATCGCCCGCTTTGAAGAAGTAGCAGAAAACTTATTTACGGGCATGTTTAAAAAAAATAATAACGCAAAGCTACAACCGGTGGAGCTGGCCAAAGAACTGGTCCGGACAATGCACAAAAACAAGCAGGTAAGCATTTCCCAAGTCTATGTTCCCAATGTGTATCGGGTTTTTCTCCATTCCAGTGATTGGAGCCCCTTCGCCAGCTTCGGAGATGCCTTTCTAGTTGAACTCTCTAAATATCTCCATGCGGAAGGGAAGAAGAGCAGTTTTACCTTTCTGAGTAAACCCTCTATTGAGCTCCATTGCGATGACACAGTAAAGCCTCATGAGATGTTCATTGAAGTGGATTTTGATGATTCCATCGAGGTGCTTTGGGATGAGGATGATGAGTATGAGGAAGAGGGTCAGGAAGTCAATGCCGATGTAGAGTGGCGGGATCACACTAATATTTTTCAGGATGAATTGCCTTCTCATCTGCTAAATTCTCAAATGCAGAGCAGGAAAACCGCCTATGGTCTCGAAATTATTAAAGGACCCGATTCTGGAAAAATTTTCCCCTTAGAAGGAGACGACTACCATGTCGGTCGCCATGCTCAGTGTGAAATTGTCTTACAAGATCCTGAAGTGTCACGAAGGCATCTTAAGCTCAGCCGTGTGGGCGAAGACTGGCTGCTTGATGATTTGGGTAGTACCAATGGAACATGGCTAAATGGTCAAAGGATAGCTAAGCAAAAGATTGCCTTAGGAGATCATATTGAACTGGGGCAAACGGTCTTTGTTTTAAATCATCAGGGATTGTCTAGCGGCTATTAG
- a CDS encoding FtsW/RodA/SpoVE family cell cycle protein — translation MKRVWILRLITLSVLWVGLGVLTLDGKTNEQILWQAGVFSLLLLIGATVEKLVAYRGDQYLLPTVQLILVIGLVVLTRIRPAAALKQFWWACLGLFVFYLILYALRDYRALGHYRYLAGLGAVVLLFITLLFGVAQGGATSWLKFGNLNFESEELVKVAMLIFLASYLSEYEEILRIGTVQIGRFSLPDWRTLGPFLAMGGFSLLLLAAQKSLGTALVFFSLYVLVLYVVTERWIYLGVAIPVFLCTGTLGYFLFGHVQVRIATWINPWLDASGGGYQIAQSLFAIGGGKIIGTGLGNGIGASQVPAASTDFIFAIIAEELGFAGAMAVLMLFLIVVLRAFHISMKATDRFGQILAAGIGILVGTEAIIILAGVTKLLPLTGIPLPWVSYGGSSLLIHFLLLGILANISHAEAAGPMHSKHKGREYAA, via the coding sequence ATGAAAAGGGTTTGGATTTTACGTTTAATAACTCTGAGCGTTCTTTGGGTAGGACTTGGAGTCCTGACCTTAGACGGCAAAACCAATGAACAAATCCTCTGGCAGGCGGGGGTCTTTTCCCTGCTGCTTTTGATCGGAGCTACGGTAGAAAAGCTTGTGGCCTATCGAGGGGACCAGTATTTACTGCCGACCGTACAACTTATTCTCGTGATTGGACTTGTTGTTTTAACACGAATACGCCCTGCCGCTGCCCTCAAGCAATTCTGGTGGGCTTGTCTGGGTTTGTTTGTGTTTTATTTGATTCTTTATGCTCTTCGAGATTATCGTGCGCTAGGGCACTATCGTTATCTTGCAGGGCTAGGGGCAGTGGTGCTGTTGTTCATCACCTTGCTTTTCGGAGTTGCCCAAGGCGGTGCAACCAGCTGGCTTAAGTTTGGTAATCTGAACTTCGAATCGGAAGAGTTAGTTAAAGTGGCTATGCTCATTTTCTTGGCCTCTTACTTAAGTGAATATGAGGAAATACTTAGAATCGGGACAGTGCAGATCGGCCGATTTTCTCTGCCTGATTGGCGTACCTTGGGACCTTTTTTAGCTATGGGAGGATTTTCTCTGCTTCTGCTGGCTGCCCAAAAAAGCCTAGGAACTGCCCTAGTTTTCTTCTCCTTATATGTCTTGGTTCTTTATGTGGTCACAGAACGCTGGATCTATCTTGGTGTTGCGATACCTGTCTTCCTCTGTACGGGGACTTTAGGATACTTTCTTTTCGGCCATGTCCAAGTGCGAATTGCTACCTGGATTAATCCTTGGCTGGATGCCAGCGGGGGAGGGTATCAGATTGCCCAATCCCTCTTCGCCATTGGTGGTGGTAAAATCATCGGCACAGGCCTTGGCAACGGTATCGGAGCTTCTCAGGTGCCTGCTGCCAGTACGGACTTCATCTTCGCCATTATTGCTGAAGAACTTGGATTTGCCGGAGCTATGGCAGTGTTGATGCTGTTTCTGATTGTGGTCTTGCGAGCTTTTCATATCAGTATGAAGGCGACGGATCGCTTCGGGCAGATTTTAGCGGCAGGTATTGGGATACTGGTGGGGACAGAGGCCATTATAATTCTAGCGGGAGTGACCAAACTACTTCCTTTGACAGGGATACCCCTGCCTTGGGTTAGCTATGGCGGCAGCTCCTTGCTCATTCACTTTTTGCTTTTAGGTATTTTAGCTAATATTTCTCATGCCGAAGCTGCCGGACCCATGCATAGCAAGCACAAGGGAAGGGAGTATGCAGCATGA